Proteins co-encoded in one Spirochaetota bacterium genomic window:
- a CDS encoding ACT domain-containing protein, with product MVIKQLSVSLENIPGKLSDISDIMGKEGVNIRAISVADTSDISTVRFVVDDPPKAINILKSNNYNVKETDVLAVETPDHPGGLNAVLQPLKAANINVHYLYPFLGRISEQAIIILGVDKIEETDRVLKENWVHTLGEEIYNM from the coding sequence ATGGTAATAAAACAGCTTTCAGTTAGTTTGGAAAATATACCAGGGAAATTGAGCGATATTAGCGACATTATGGGGAAGGAGGGGGTTAATATACGAGCCATCTCCGTTGCGGATACCTCGGATATCAGCACAGTCCGTTTTGTGGTTGATGATCCTCCAAAGGCGATAAATATCCTTAAATCAAATAATTATAACGTAAAAGAAACCGATGTGCTGGCAGTTGAAACACCTGATCATCCAGGGGGTCTCAACGCAGTCCTACAGCCACTCAAGGCAGCTAATATTAATGTTCACTACCTTTATCCATTTCTCGGCCGGATTAGCGAACAGGCCATAATAATACTCGGTGTTGATAAGATAGAAGAGACGGATAGAGTATTAAAAGAGAATTGGGTTCATACATTAGGAGAAGAGATATATAATATGTAA
- a CDS encoding thiamine pyrophosphate-dependent enzyme: MRKFYSRPNSLKRIPMHYCPGCGHSIIHRLIAELLDEMDLQGRAICTPPPGCSVLAYNYLNIDMVEAPHGRGAAVATGIKRVQPNCLVFSYQGDGDLAAIGTAETIHAANRGEFITAIFVNNAVYAMTGGQMAPTTLIGQKTTTSPYGRNPQNEGQPIKMSELLSAFDGVSYIERTAVNSPANIKKAKKSIQKAFQHQLNKTGFSLVEILSPCPTNWKMDPLQSCKWIDEVMTKEFTLGIMKEVKC, from the coding sequence ATGAGGAAGTTCTATTCGAGACCAAATTCATTAAAAAGAATCCCGATGCACTATTGTCCTGGATGCGGACATAGCATCATTCATCGTCTAATAGCTGAACTCCTTGATGAAATGGATCTTCAGGGCAGAGCGATATGCACACCACCACCTGGATGTTCAGTATTGGCTTATAATTATCTGAACATTGATATGGTTGAGGCGCCTCATGGGCGCGGCGCAGCGGTTGCCACTGGCATTAAGCGAGTGCAGCCTAACTGCCTCGTCTTCTCCTATCAGGGCGATGGTGATCTTGCTGCCATTGGAACGGCTGAGACAATACATGCAGCGAATCGGGGTGAGTTTATTACAGCTATTTTTGTCAATAATGCAGTCTATGCAATGACCGGTGGACAGATGGCGCCTACAACACTTATAGGACAGAAGACAACTACATCGCCTTACGGCCGCAATCCCCAAAATGAGGGACAACCGATTAAAATGAGTGAACTCTTATCCGCTTTTGATGGCGTCTCCTATATTGAACGTACTGCAGTTAACAGTCCGGCAAATATTAAAAAAGCTAAAAAATCAATACAAAAGGCCTTCCAGCATCAATTGAATAAAACGGGTTTTTCCCTTGTTGAAATATTATCACCATGCCCAACAAACTGGAAGATGGATCCTTTACAGTCATGCAAATGGATAGATGAAGTCATGACAAAAGAATTTACACTTGGTATAATGAAAGAAGTAAAATGTTAA
- a CDS encoding 3-methyl-2-oxobutanoate dehydrogenase subunit VorB produces MNRVLMNGTSAIGESAIQAGCTYYFGYPITPQNELPEYMSQRLPEVPGGVFIQAESELSAINMVLGASAAGARVMTSSSSPGISLKQESISYLAAQELPAVIVNIVRGGPGLGNISFSQADYFQSTRGGGHGDYRTIVLAPDSVQEMADMTYNAFDLADNYRMPVIVLGDGMLGQIMEPVIIPNAKKKTPVKKDYIVNGAKGRGPRVIKSFFVEGKDLEDHNWKLFRKYRKIEQTEVLYDTYLLDDANMAVLAYGTAARIAKGAIKRLRKEDENIKIGMIRPKTLWPFPTKVIKDTSRIINDFFVFELSTGQMIDDVKLSLDGRGHIHFYGRPGAVVPTPSELARIMARHYHQSQRTRKG; encoded by the coding sequence GTGAATAGAGTGCTGATGAATGGGACCAGCGCAATTGGTGAGTCGGCAATTCAGGCCGGATGCACCTATTATTTCGGATATCCAATAACCCCGCAGAATGAATTGCCTGAGTACATGTCGCAGAGGCTTCCTGAGGTTCCTGGTGGTGTGTTTATTCAAGCGGAGAGCGAGCTTTCTGCAATAAATATGGTTCTTGGCGCTAGCGCTGCCGGAGCCAGGGTAATGACCTCTTCAAGCAGTCCTGGCATCAGCCTTAAACAGGAGAGCATCTCATACCTCGCTGCCCAGGAACTCCCTGCTGTAATTGTGAATATTGTGAGGGGAGGACCTGGCCTTGGCAATATATCATTCTCTCAAGCCGACTATTTTCAGTCAACGCGTGGTGGTGGTCATGGTGATTACAGAACCATTGTCCTTGCGCCAGACTCAGTTCAGGAGATGGCTGACATGACCTATAATGCATTTGATTTGGCTGACAACTATAGAATGCCTGTAATTGTATTGGGAGATGGCATGCTCGGTCAGATTATGGAACCGGTGATAATCCCTAATGCTAAGAAGAAGACACCTGTAAAGAAGGATTACATTGTTAATGGCGCCAAGGGGAGGGGGCCACGAGTAATCAAGTCGTTTTTTGTGGAAGGCAAAGACCTGGAAGATCACAACTGGAAGTTGTTTAGAAAATACAGAAAGATTGAACAGACTGAGGTGCTCTATGATACCTACCTTCTTGATGACGCAAATATGGCTGTTTTAGCGTATGGCACAGCTGCGAGAATTGCTAAGGGAGCAATTAAGAGACTCCGAAAGGAGGATGAAAATATTAAAATAGGGATGATAAGGCCTAAGACACTCTGGCCCTTCCCGACAAAAGTGATCAAGGATACATCTCGGATCATCAATGATTTTTTTGTCTTTGAGCTTAGCACAGGACAGATGATAGATGATGTTAAGCTTTCGCTCGATGGCAGAGGACATATCCATTTTTATGGAAGGCCTGGGGCTGTTGTTCCAACACCATCTGAACTTGCCCGAATAATGGCACGTCATTATCACCAATCACAAAGGACAAGGAAGGGATGA
- a CDS encoding cytochrome c3 family protein gives MNLSERWNIYFLLCTIALLSISCSEEKSGTDIVSISSVNAFVTISDIKKGIKKTTSRMTQVNLSHQVHEETGVPCITCHRKEKNDSRIKKCVYCHKGLQGATHLHKFCIKCHKEKNNGPISCVECHVEGNRKYLNEETKKEYSSNGVYNKNIRLLHEKAGVQCIVCHHNSSVTDSVDMKQEKKCSNCHTGESRMRIMHVFCKECHKRKDKGPILSKKNGPIDCDGCHKRKDNMISQK, from the coding sequence ATGAATTTATCTGAAAGATGGAATATATACTTTTTATTATGCACAATAGCATTGCTATCAATATCTTGTTCAGAAGAGAAAAGCGGAACAGATATTGTTTCAATATCCAGTGTTAATGCTTTTGTAACCATCTCTGATATTAAAAAAGGCATTAAGAAGACAACCTCCCGAATGACTCAGGTTAACCTCTCTCATCAGGTTCATGAGGAGACCGGAGTCCCTTGTATTACCTGTCATCGAAAGGAGAAGAATGATTCAAGAATCAAGAAATGCGTTTATTGTCATAAGGGGCTACAGGGTGCAACACATCTTCATAAATTCTGTATAAAGTGCCATAAAGAGAAAAACAATGGCCCTATATCCTGCGTTGAATGCCATGTTGAAGGAAATAGAAAGTATCTAAATGAAGAAACGAAAAAAGAATATAGCTCTAATGGTGTATATAACAAAAACATTCGCCTTCTTCATGAAAAAGCGGGAGTACAATGTATTGTATGTCACCATAATAGTAGTGTTACTGATAGTGTGGACATGAAGCAGGAGAAAAAATGTTCAAATTGTCATACAGGTGAATCAAGAATGCGCATAATGCATGTCTTCTGTAAGGAATGTCATAAGAGAAAAGATAAGGGCCCTATCCTAAGCAAAAAAAATGGTCCTATCGATTGTGATGGATGTCATAAAAGAAAAGATAACATGATATCTCAGAAATAG
- a CDS encoding ferredoxin family protein, translated as MKGRIIIDKEFCKGCKFCIEFCPKGTIHLSDDFNTKGYYYAEFSDGMECSGCAICAIMCPEAAVEVYRE; from the coding sequence ATGAAGGGACGAATAATCATAGATAAGGAATTCTGCAAAGGTTGTAAATTTTGCATCGAGTTTTGCCCCAAAGGCACTATCCATTTATCAGATGATTTTAATACTAAGGGGTACTATTACGCAGAATTCAGTGATGGAATGGAGTGCTCAGGATGTGCTATTTGCGCTATTATGTGCCCTGAGGCTGCTGTGGAGGTGTATCGTGAATAG
- a CDS encoding 2-oxoacid:acceptor oxidoreductase family protein, which produces MLIKTIFSGFGGQGILSMGQILAKAAMLEGKYVTYLPSYGTEVRGGTANCTVTISDEEIASPIASEPEFIIAMNQPSFVRFQSLLQSGGFLLYNSSLINPNSVRGDIEILGIPLFEIVQELGSRKVANMVILGAYIRISNIISIDSIIKNLPEILGAKKAKLLKENREAMLLGYNYLKEWENGNKTAFS; this is translated from the coding sequence ATGTTAATAAAAACTATATTTTCCGGATTCGGCGGTCAGGGAATTCTATCTATGGGACAAATATTGGCAAAGGCCGCTATGTTAGAAGGCAAGTATGTTACCTACCTCCCTTCATATGGCACAGAGGTAAGGGGAGGAACCGCAAACTGCACAGTTACCATATCCGATGAAGAGATTGCATCACCCATTGCGTCAGAACCGGAGTTTATAATTGCAATGAATCAGCCCTCTTTTGTCAGGTTTCAAAGCCTGCTCCAGTCTGGTGGTTTTTTATTGTATAATTCATCATTGATTAATCCAAATTCTGTGAGAGGGGATATTGAAATACTAGGAATACCTTTGTTTGAAATTGTGCAAGAACTGGGTAGCAGGAAGGTGGCAAACATGGTAATACTCGGAGCCTATATTCGAATTAGCAACATAATCTCTATTGATAGTATAATAAAAAATCTTCCTGAAATTCTTGGAGCTAAGAAAGCCAAGCTGTTAAAGGAAAACAGAGAGGCCATGCTCCTCGGATATAATTATCTTAAGGAGTGGGAGAATGGTAATAAAACAGCTTTCAGTTAG